In Eupeodes corollae chromosome 3, idEupCoro1.1, whole genome shotgun sequence, a single genomic region encodes these proteins:
- the LOC129948958 gene encoding putative mediator of RNA polymerase II transcription subunit 29 isoform X2, which yields MVNAPAIQTSNKCPLSNDNAADALQSAEVVVASDSDREVNAAAYSSGVGDNLLETQNTSNDSTNSYADDNTNAEANVNATSTNSDTHNHHNDNDVDDDMTTTSTVIIAAEQLSDIIEYSTSDDVELNGNNIDTSANISIPKNEQSTQIDDDDNSSNCSSTRDNGEDVKKLQNNGEELIEENNVELFENLTSDNDNDDDGESVLRVDIDNTHEDNLDNFEKTANVIDDIEEETYCVGYFYGQDDVETTPTVSEIENVIESHDINVDNNKNCDSKKSMKSGLETVPEVNETSETVEQSKLIANSNLPPTTLAIPSAASVSLSVSATKPYNNPANRSIPQIIGIPGIMAQHQHQQQQQQQQHSMPQSVHKQHQPQQSVGGLLQPLHLATLGAHAGGGAAVNQQISPTPGAAAALTVSTAIQPHHHHHHHCVHHPHVHLHSPAAGPGQQATNGGVVGTATAAQVGATAAGHPHTHIFPLQVISLAQGPGTAAAAAAAGAAAAWPLVEAPIYVDANGEYRTYCPAHPQGPPPREHRVLVQLDAGVSLPLQIAGKRKVFRGKW from the coding sequence ATGGTGAACGCACCAGCAATTCAAACTTCAAACAAATGTCCCTTATCGAACGACAACGCTGCTGATGCCCTACAGTCAGCGGAAGTGGTTGTTGCAAGTGATAGCGATAGGGAGGTAAATGCAGCTGCATATTCGAGTGGCGTTGGTGATAATTTATTAGAAACACAAAACACTTCAAATGACTCTACTAATAGCTATGCCGATGACAATACCAATGCCGAAGCTAATGTCAATGCCACCTCCACTAATAGTGACACCCACAACCATCACAATGATAATGACGTTGATGATGATATGACAACAACATCGACAGTAATTATTGCCGCCGAACAATTGTCAGACATAATTGAGTATTCCACTTCTGATGATGTTGAATTAAATGGCAACAATATTGACACAAGTGcaaatatttcaattccaaAAAACGAACAGAGCACCCAAATCGATGACGATGATAATTCATCAAATTGCTCATCGACACGTGATAATGGTGAAGAcgtcaaaaaattgcaaaataacgGTGAAGAACTGATCGAAGAAAATAACGTAGAATTATTCGAAAATTTAACGTCCGATAacgataacgacgacgacggtgaaaGTGTATTGCGTGTAGATATCGATAACACTCACGAAGACAATCtcgataattttgaaaaaaccgcGAACGTAATTGATGATATCGAGGAAGAGACTTATTGCGTGGGTTATTTTTACGGACAAGATGACGTAGAAACCACTCCAACCGTAAGTGAAATCGAAAATGTTATCGAAAGCCACGACATCAACGTCGATAATAATAAGAATTGTGATagtaaaaaatcaatgaaaagtgGTCTTGAAACCGTCCCCGAAGTGAATGAAACAAGTGAAACTGTCGAACAGAGCAAATTAATTGCTAACTCAAATCTTCCCCCGACTACCTTAGCAATTCCATCAGCGGCATCAGTATCCCTATCCGTTAGTGCCACAAAGCCATATAATAACCCAGCCAACCGTTCAATTCCTCAGATCATTGGCATTCCTGGAATAATGGCTCAGCATCAGcaccaacagcaacagcaacagcaacagcattCGATGCCACAGTCCGTACATAAACAACATCAGCCGCAACAATCAGTGGGGGGGCTGTTGCAGCCACTTCATTTGGCGACCCTCGGTGCACATGCCGGTGGTGGAGCAGCAGTTAACCAACAAATCTCTCCCACCCCGGGTGCAGCAGCTGCGTTAACAGTGTCAACTGCAATCCAgccccatcatcatcaccatcatcattgtGTGCATCATCCGCACGTGCATCTGCATTCCCCGGCAGCCGGTCCGGGCCAACAGGCTACAAATGGTGGTGTAGTTGGGACAGCAACAGCAGCACAAGTAGGGGCGACGGCAGCGGGCCATCCCCATACACACATTTTTCCGTTGCAAGTTATTTCCCTGGCCCAAGGACCTGGcacggcagcagcagcagcagcagcaggagcTGCAGCAGCCTGGCCTTTGGTTGAGGCGCCAATTTACGTCGATGCCAACGGGGAATACCGGACCTATTGTCCTGCGCATCCACAAGGACCCCCGCCTCGGGAGCACCGTGTCCTGGTGCAATTGGATGCAGGCGTATCCCTTCCGCTGCAGATAGCCGGGAAGCGAAAAGTATTCAGAG
- the LOC129948958 gene encoding putative mediator of RNA polymerase II transcription subunit 29 isoform X1 produces MVNAPAIQTSNKCPLSNDNAADALQSAEVVVASDSDREVNAAAYSSGVGDNLLETQNTSNDSTNSYADDNTNAEANVNATSTNSDTHNHHNDNDVDDDMTTTSTVIIAAEQLSDIIEYSTSDDVELNGNNIDTSANISIPKNEQSTQIDDDDNSSNCSSTRDNGEDVKKLQNNGEELIEENNVELFENLTSDNDNDDDGESVLRVDIDNTHEDNLDNFEKTANVIDDIEEETYCVGYFYGQDDVETTPTVSEIENVIESHDINVDNNKNCDSKKSMKSGLETVPEVNETSETVEQSKLIANSNLPPTTLAIPSAASVSLSVSATKPYNNPANRSIPQIIGIPGIMAQHQHQQQQQQQQHSMPQSVHKQHQPQQSVGGLLQPLHLATLGAHAGGGAAVNQQISPTPGAAAALTVSTAIQPHHHHHHHCVHHPHVHLHSPAAGPGQQATNGGVVGTATAAQVGATAAGHPHTHIFPLQVISLAQGPGTAAAAAAAGAAAAWPLVEAPIYVDANGEYRTYCPAHPQGPPPREHRVLVQLDAGVSLPLQIAGKRKVFRGKSSKIIDTYKTFCK; encoded by the coding sequence ATGGTGAACGCACCAGCAATTCAAACTTCAAACAAATGTCCCTTATCGAACGACAACGCTGCTGATGCCCTACAGTCAGCGGAAGTGGTTGTTGCAAGTGATAGCGATAGGGAGGTAAATGCAGCTGCATATTCGAGTGGCGTTGGTGATAATTTATTAGAAACACAAAACACTTCAAATGACTCTACTAATAGCTATGCCGATGACAATACCAATGCCGAAGCTAATGTCAATGCCACCTCCACTAATAGTGACACCCACAACCATCACAATGATAATGACGTTGATGATGATATGACAACAACATCGACAGTAATTATTGCCGCCGAACAATTGTCAGACATAATTGAGTATTCCACTTCTGATGATGTTGAATTAAATGGCAACAATATTGACACAAGTGcaaatatttcaattccaaAAAACGAACAGAGCACCCAAATCGATGACGATGATAATTCATCAAATTGCTCATCGACACGTGATAATGGTGAAGAcgtcaaaaaattgcaaaataacgGTGAAGAACTGATCGAAGAAAATAACGTAGAATTATTCGAAAATTTAACGTCCGATAacgataacgacgacgacggtgaaaGTGTATTGCGTGTAGATATCGATAACACTCACGAAGACAATCtcgataattttgaaaaaaccgcGAACGTAATTGATGATATCGAGGAAGAGACTTATTGCGTGGGTTATTTTTACGGACAAGATGACGTAGAAACCACTCCAACCGTAAGTGAAATCGAAAATGTTATCGAAAGCCACGACATCAACGTCGATAATAATAAGAATTGTGATagtaaaaaatcaatgaaaagtgGTCTTGAAACCGTCCCCGAAGTGAATGAAACAAGTGAAACTGTCGAACAGAGCAAATTAATTGCTAACTCAAATCTTCCCCCGACTACCTTAGCAATTCCATCAGCGGCATCAGTATCCCTATCCGTTAGTGCCACAAAGCCATATAATAACCCAGCCAACCGTTCAATTCCTCAGATCATTGGCATTCCTGGAATAATGGCTCAGCATCAGcaccaacagcaacagcaacagcaacagcattCGATGCCACAGTCCGTACATAAACAACATCAGCCGCAACAATCAGTGGGGGGGCTGTTGCAGCCACTTCATTTGGCGACCCTCGGTGCACATGCCGGTGGTGGAGCAGCAGTTAACCAACAAATCTCTCCCACCCCGGGTGCAGCAGCTGCGTTAACAGTGTCAACTGCAATCCAgccccatcatcatcaccatcatcattgtGTGCATCATCCGCACGTGCATCTGCATTCCCCGGCAGCCGGTCCGGGCCAACAGGCTACAAATGGTGGTGTAGTTGGGACAGCAACAGCAGCACAAGTAGGGGCGACGGCAGCGGGCCATCCCCATACACACATTTTTCCGTTGCAAGTTATTTCCCTGGCCCAAGGACCTGGcacggcagcagcagcagcagcagcaggagcTGCAGCAGCCTGGCCTTTGGTTGAGGCGCCAATTTACGTCGATGCCAACGGGGAATACCGGACCTATTGTCCTGCGCATCCACAAGGACCCCCGCCTCGGGAGCACCGTGTCCTGGTGCAATTGGATGCAGGCGTATCCCTTCCGCTGCAGATAGCCGGGAAGCGAAAAGTATTCAGAG